From Treponema sp. OMZ 787:
AATGATTTTAACTCGCCGTCCTTAGATCGGGAGCCTTCGGGAAAAATAACGGGAATAAGATTATTCTTTACGACATGCTCTGCAAATTTATCGACAGCCTTCATCGCCTGTGTCGGGCTTCCTGTTCTTTTTACCAAACAATGTTTTCCGCTTTTTAACATTGGAGAAACCAGAGGGACATTATGCCCCAACTCTTCCTTAGCAACAAAGCGGAGCCTTGTGCCGTTATAGTAGTTCATGTGTGCTACAATATCCAATAGACTTTGATGGTTTGATATAACCAGATATTGCTCAGGGAGTTGATCCGTAAGGCTATAATCTCCTTCAAACTTAAAACCTGTATATTGCTTAAAAACAGCAAAAAGCAGCCGAGGAGCAGGTCTTACTATTACTTCGCTATTAACCCAATCACAGCCCCGTCTGTAAACGGCATGAAAT
This genomic window contains:
- a CDS encoding lysophospholipid acyltransferase family protein, coding for MSALIAILCCLVLLTWRAVLIGVFHAVYRRGCDWVNSEVIVRPAPRLLFAVFKQYTGFKFEGDYSLTDQLPEQYLVISNHQSLLDIVAHMNYYNGTRLRFVAKEELGHNVPLVSPMLKSGKHCLVKRTGSPTQAMKAVDKFAEHVVKNNLIPVIFPEGSRSKDGELKSFHAAGFRRFLNAAPMPVAVCALDGAWKISSLTRLAKNLKNETYRVKLLKIYDAPKTKEDQVKILEEGKALIQAQLDEWRLADKQK